In the Pseudonocardia cypriaca genome, one interval contains:
- a CDS encoding NUDIX hydrolase: MQRISSRQVYANPWMTVREDSVRREDGSEGIYGVVDKPTAAIVIPRDGDRLHLVEQFRYPVGKRRWEFPMGTAPDRAEVDPAELAARELAEETGLIAGRMEFLGDLDLAPGTLSQREHVFLATELREGPVSREQSEQDMQARWFTIAEFEEMVRGSELVDAQTLAAYLLMLLRERA, translated from the coding sequence GTGCAGAGGATCAGCAGCCGCCAGGTGTACGCCAACCCGTGGATGACGGTCCGGGAAGACTCCGTCCGGCGCGAGGACGGGTCCGAGGGCATCTACGGGGTCGTCGACAAGCCGACCGCCGCCATCGTCATCCCCCGCGACGGCGACCGGCTGCACCTGGTGGAGCAGTTCCGCTACCCGGTGGGGAAGCGGCGCTGGGAGTTCCCGATGGGGACCGCCCCGGACCGCGCGGAGGTCGACCCCGCGGAGCTGGCCGCCCGCGAGCTCGCCGAGGAGACCGGGCTGATCGCGGGCCGCATGGAGTTCCTCGGCGACCTCGACCTCGCGCCCGGCACGCTGAGCCAGCGCGAGCACGTGTTCCTCGCGACCGAGCTGCGCGAGGGCCCGGTCAGCCGCGAGCAGAGCGAGCAGGACATGCAGGCCCGCTGGTTCACCATCGCCGAGTTCGAGGAGATGGTGCGCGGCTCCGAGCTGGTCGACGCCCAGACGCTCGCGGCCTACCTGCTGATGCTGCTGCGGGAACGCGCGTGA
- a CDS encoding helix-turn-helix transcriptional regulator codes for MRASRLVTLLFTLQRLRGATAAELARELEVSERTIYRDVAALSAAGVPLWTEPGRGGGIRMLEGWRTRLDGLTAQEAAAIFAVGAPQVLAELGMSAALAGAQAKLLATLPGDLREHARAVAERFHLDAPGWFHTPQQVTQLAAVAEAVWEQQRLRIGYRRGRDQVVERTLDPLGLVLKAGTWYLAGAVDGTVRTYRVDRIANAQATGERFERPADFDLAEWWAGAAGRFESQMLRATVRLRVSRFGLKILPRAVDHDAALRAIAHAGPPDDEGWRELELDVESVQVAAGQLTALGGEVEALDPPELRAGLAAAGLALAARNAPR; via the coding sequence GTGCGCGCGTCCCGGCTCGTCACCCTGCTGTTCACGCTCCAGCGCCTGCGCGGGGCCACGGCGGCCGAGCTCGCCAGGGAGCTGGAGGTGTCGGAGCGCACGATCTACCGCGACGTCGCGGCGCTGTCGGCGGCGGGCGTGCCGCTCTGGACCGAGCCCGGACGAGGCGGCGGGATCCGGATGCTCGAGGGCTGGCGCACGCGGCTCGACGGGCTGACGGCGCAGGAAGCGGCGGCGATCTTCGCGGTGGGTGCCCCGCAGGTGCTCGCCGAGCTCGGGATGAGCGCCGCCCTGGCCGGGGCGCAGGCCAAGCTGCTCGCGACGCTCCCCGGCGACCTGCGGGAGCACGCCAGGGCGGTGGCGGAGCGGTTCCACCTCGACGCTCCCGGCTGGTTCCACACCCCGCAGCAGGTGACGCAGCTGGCGGCCGTCGCCGAGGCCGTGTGGGAGCAGCAGCGTCTCCGCATCGGCTACCGGCGCGGTCGCGACCAGGTCGTCGAGCGGACGCTCGACCCGCTCGGGCTCGTGCTCAAGGCAGGCACCTGGTACCTCGCCGGTGCGGTCGACGGCACCGTGCGCACCTACCGGGTCGACCGGATCGCCAACGCCCAGGCCACCGGCGAGCGCTTCGAGCGGCCGGCGGACTTCGACCTGGCCGAGTGGTGGGCCGGGGCGGCGGGGCGGTTCGAGAGCCAGATGCTGCGCGCCACCGTCCGCCTGCGGGTGAGCCGCTTCGGGTTGAAGATCCTGCCGCGTGCCGTCGACCACGACGCCGCCCTCCGCGCGATCGCGCACGCGGGCCCGCCCGACGACGAGGGCTGGCGGGAGCTGGAGCTCGACGTCGAGAGCGTGCAGGTGGCCGCTGGACAGCTCACCGCGCTCGGCGGGGAGGTCGAGGCGCTCGACCCGCCGGAGCTGCGGGCCGGCCTGGCCGCCGCGGGCCTCGCGTTGGCCGCCCGCAACGCTCCGCGCTGA
- the nucS gene encoding endonuclease NucS — protein MRLVIARCQVDYVGRLTAHLPMAPRLLLVKADGSVSIHADDRAYKPLNWMSPPCWLEEQPGVWTVRNKADESLVITIDEVLHDSKHELGTDPGLVKDGVEAHLQELLAAHPGVLGEGYTLVRREYMTAIGPVDLLCRDAGGGSVAVEVKRRGEIDGVEQLTRYLELMNRDPLLAPVAGVFAAQQIKPQARTLAEDRGIRCVTVDYDALRGMKRDDLLLF, from the coding sequence GTGCGTCTCGTCATCGCCCGGTGCCAGGTCGACTACGTGGGGCGGCTCACCGCCCACCTGCCCATGGCGCCGCGGCTCCTGCTCGTCAAGGCCGACGGCTCGGTCAGCATCCACGCGGACGACCGCGCCTACAAGCCGCTGAACTGGATGAGCCCGCCCTGCTGGCTCGAGGAGCAGCCCGGCGTGTGGACCGTGCGCAACAAGGCCGACGAGTCGCTCGTGATCACCATCGACGAGGTGCTGCACGACTCGAAGCACGAGCTCGGGACCGACCCCGGTCTGGTGAAGGACGGTGTCGAGGCGCACCTGCAGGAGCTGCTCGCCGCTCATCCGGGCGTGCTGGGCGAGGGCTACACGCTGGTGCGGCGGGAGTACATGACCGCGATCGGGCCGGTGGACCTGCTCTGCCGCGACGCCGGCGGCGGCTCCGTCGCGGTGGAGGTGAAGCGCCGCGGCGAGATCGACGGCGTCGAGCAGCTCACGCGCTACCTGGAGCTCATGAACCGCGACCCGCTCCTCGCCCCCGTCGCGGGCGTGTTCGCGGCGCAGCAGATCAAACCGCAGGCCCGCACGCTGGCGGAGGACCGCGGCATCCGGTGCGTCACCGTCGACTACGACGCCCTGCGCGGCATGAAGCGGGACGACCTGCTCTTGTTCTGA
- a CDS encoding aldehyde dehydrogenase family protein translates to MTATEAPAPATFESLDPRTGDVVGTHPVHDEAAVRAAVARAASAAQWWDGLGADERRGLLLAWRAVLVRKLDDLAGVVVEETGKPIDDARLELVLAIDHLDWAAKHAEKVLGRRKVAPGLLMGNQAASVTYRPYGVIGVIGPWNYPVFTPMGSIAYALAAGNAVVFKPSELTPGVGVALADTFAEIVDGRPVLQVVTGFGETGAALCRAPGIGKIAFTGSTATGKRVMAACAESLTPVLVECGGKDPMIVDADADLDAAADAAVWGGMSNAGQTCAGVERVYVLDAVAEEFTAKVVAKARGLRAGSGGAYGPMTMAGQVDIVRRHVEDALARGGRAVVGGAESVQPPFVEPVVIVDVPEDSSAVTEETFGPLLVVNRVPDVDEAVRRSNATAYGLGASVFSRARGEEIAGRLRCGMVAVNGVISFAGIPGLPFGGVGDSGFGRIHGEDGLREFARPQAVARQRFPLPVPVTSFSRTAATMKALVGLVRARHGR, encoded by the coding sequence ATGACCGCCACGGAAGCGCCCGCTCCGGCGACCTTCGAGTCCCTCGACCCCCGCACCGGCGACGTCGTGGGCACGCACCCGGTGCACGACGAGGCCGCGGTGCGCGCTGCGGTCGCCAGGGCCGCCTCGGCCGCGCAGTGGTGGGACGGGCTCGGCGCCGACGAGCGCAGGGGGTTGCTGCTGGCCTGGCGCGCGGTTCTGGTGCGCAAGCTCGACGACCTGGCCGGCGTCGTGGTCGAGGAGACCGGCAAGCCGATCGACGATGCTCGCCTCGAGCTCGTCCTCGCGATCGACCACCTCGACTGGGCCGCCAAGCACGCCGAGAAGGTGCTCGGTCGCCGCAAGGTCGCACCCGGCCTGCTGATGGGCAACCAGGCGGCGAGCGTGACCTACCGGCCCTACGGGGTGATCGGTGTGATCGGGCCGTGGAACTACCCGGTGTTCACGCCGATGGGTTCGATCGCCTACGCGCTGGCCGCCGGCAACGCCGTGGTGTTCAAGCCGAGCGAGCTCACCCCCGGGGTCGGGGTGGCGCTCGCCGACACGTTCGCCGAGATCGTCGACGGACGGCCGGTGCTGCAGGTCGTCACCGGGTTCGGCGAGACGGGCGCTGCGCTCTGCCGGGCCCCCGGCATCGGGAAGATCGCGTTCACCGGTTCGACCGCCACCGGCAAGCGCGTGATGGCCGCCTGCGCGGAGAGCCTCACACCGGTGCTCGTCGAGTGCGGGGGCAAGGACCCGATGATCGTCGACGCCGACGCGGACCTCGACGCCGCGGCGGACGCGGCCGTGTGGGGCGGCATGTCGAACGCCGGCCAGACGTGCGCGGGCGTGGAGCGGGTCTACGTGCTCGACGCGGTGGCCGAGGAGTTCACCGCGAAGGTGGTGGCGAAGGCGCGCGGGCTGCGCGCCGGGTCCGGGGGCGCCTACGGCCCGATGACGATGGCGGGGCAGGTCGACATCGTCCGCCGCCACGTCGAGGACGCGCTGGCCCGCGGCGGGCGCGCGGTCGTCGGCGGGGCCGAGTCGGTGCAGCCGCCGTTCGTGGAGCCCGTCGTGATCGTTGACGTGCCCGAGGACAGCAGCGCGGTCACCGAGGAGACGTTCGGGCCGCTGCTCGTGGTCAACCGGGTGCCGGACGTCGACGAGGCCGTGCGCCGCTCCAACGCCACCGCGTACGGCCTGGGCGCCTCGGTGTTCTCCCGCGCCCGTGGGGAGGAGATCGCCGGCAGGCTGCGCTGCGGGATGGTCGCCGTGAACGGGGTGATCTCGTTCGCCGGCATCCCCGGCCTCCCGTTCGGGGGAGTCGGCGACTCGGGCTTCGGGCGCATCCACGGCGAGGACGGGCTGCGCGAGTTCGCCCGCCCGCAGGCCGTCGCGCGCCAGCGCTTCCCGCTGCCCGTGCCCGTCACCAGCTTCTCCCGCACGGCGGCCACGATGAAGGCGCTGGTCGGGCTCGTGCGTGCTCGCCACGGGAGGTAG
- a CDS encoding 3-hydroxyacyl-CoA dehydrogenase family protein, giving the protein MGGSRRFVPRGSGRSSVREFRTVGVVGLGTMGAGIVEVFARNGLRVLAAEVDAEAVERGRAHLETSTARAVGRGKLTQEAADELLGRITTTTSLADLAEADLVVEAVPEQVELKAKVLGELDRVCRPDVILASNTSSLSVTELAVRTGRPGKVVGMHFFNPAPVQKLVELVRTVVTEPDVIEDARAFAASLDKVPVVIGDRAGFIANALLFGYLNHAARMYEARYATREDLDAAMRYGCGYPMGPLALLDLIGLDTSYEILDTMYRQSRNPLHAPAPILKQMTTAGLLGRKSGRGFYTYAKPHSSEVVPDALTPASSIPADAGVRDVQRVGVVGTGTMASGIVEVFAKAGLDVVVRGRSESKVEGALAGIRKSLDKGVVRGKLDESERDATLARITATTRLEDLADADLVIEAVAEELDVKRAVFAALDEICKPGAILATTTSSLPVVECAAATTRQQDVLGLHFFNPAPVMKLVEVVSTITTSADVTATAIALCERLGKVAVSCGDRAGFIVNALLFPYLNDAVKMLEAHYATADDIDAAMKTGCALPMGPFELLDVVGLDVSLAIERTLYQEFRLSGFAPAPLLEHLVTAGRLGRKTGHGFRDYNPR; this is encoded by the coding sequence ATGGGAGGATCGCGGCGGTTCGTCCCTCGGGGTAGCGGGAGGTCAAGCGTGCGCGAGTTCCGGACGGTCGGTGTCGTCGGCCTGGGCACGATGGGCGCGGGCATCGTCGAGGTGTTCGCCCGCAACGGTCTGCGGGTGCTCGCCGCCGAGGTCGACGCCGAGGCCGTGGAGCGCGGGCGGGCGCACCTGGAGACGTCCACCGCGCGGGCCGTCGGGCGCGGCAAGCTCACCCAGGAGGCCGCCGACGAGCTGCTCGGCCGCATCACCACCACCACGTCGCTCGCCGACCTCGCGGAGGCCGACCTCGTGGTCGAGGCGGTGCCCGAGCAGGTGGAGCTGAAGGCGAAGGTCCTCGGCGAGCTCGACCGGGTGTGCCGGCCCGACGTGATCCTCGCGTCCAACACCTCCTCCCTGTCGGTCACCGAGCTGGCCGTGCGCACCGGGCGGCCGGGCAAGGTCGTGGGGATGCACTTCTTCAACCCGGCGCCGGTGCAGAAGCTCGTGGAGCTGGTCCGCACGGTCGTCACCGAGCCGGACGTGATCGAGGACGCCCGCGCGTTCGCCGCGTCCCTGGACAAGGTGCCGGTCGTCATCGGCGACCGTGCGGGGTTCATCGCCAACGCCCTGCTCTTCGGCTACCTCAACCACGCCGCGCGGATGTACGAGGCGCGCTACGCCACCCGCGAGGACCTCGACGCCGCCATGCGCTACGGCTGCGGCTACCCGATGGGCCCGCTGGCGCTGCTCGACCTCATCGGGCTCGACACCTCCTACGAGATCCTCGACACGATGTACCGGCAGTCGCGCAACCCGCTGCACGCGCCGGCCCCGATCCTGAAGCAGATGACCACCGCCGGCCTCCTCGGCCGCAAGAGCGGGCGCGGCTTCTACACCTACGCCAAGCCGCACAGCTCCGAGGTGGTGCCGGACGCGCTCACCCCCGCCTCGTCGATCCCGGCCGACGCGGGAGTGCGCGACGTGCAGCGCGTCGGCGTGGTCGGCACGGGGACGATGGCCTCGGGCATCGTGGAGGTCTTCGCGAAGGCCGGTCTCGACGTGGTGGTGCGCGGGCGCAGCGAGTCGAAGGTCGAGGGCGCGCTCGCCGGCATCCGAAAGTCCCTGGACAAGGGCGTGGTGCGCGGCAAGCTCGACGAGTCCGAACGGGATGCCACACTCGCCCGGATCACCGCGACCACCCGGCTGGAGGACCTCGCCGACGCCGACCTCGTCATCGAGGCCGTCGCAGAGGAGCTCGACGTCAAGCGGGCCGTGTTCGCAGCGCTGGACGAGATCTGCAAGCCGGGCGCCATCCTCGCCACCACCACGTCGTCGCTGCCCGTCGTCGAGTGCGCTGCGGCAACCACCCGCCAGCAGGACGTGCTCGGCCTGCACTTCTTCAACCCGGCGCCGGTGATGAAGCTGGTGGAGGTCGTCTCCACGATCACCACGAGCGCCGACGTCACGGCCACCGCCATCGCGCTGTGCGAGCGGCTCGGCAAGGTCGCCGTCTCGTGCGGGGACCGGGCCGGGTTCATCGTCAACGCGCTGCTCTTCCCGTACCTGAACGACGCGGTGAAGATGCTGGAGGCGCACTACGCCACTGCCGACGACATCGACGCCGCGATGAAGACCGGCTGCGCGCTGCCGATGGGCCCGTTCGAGCTGCTCGACGTCGTGGGGCTGGACGTGTCGCTCGCCATCGAGCGCACGCTCTACCAGGAGTTCCGGCTCTCCGGGTTCGCGCCCGCACCGCTGCTGGAGCACCTCGTGACGGCCGGCCGGCTCGGCCGCAAGACCGGTCACGGGTTCCGGGACTACAACCCGCGCTAG
- a CDS encoding MarR family winged helix-turn-helix transcriptional regulator, producing MDVRTAPARLRSMPSWLLNQVALPAQRIIAEALASVGARRQHYSVLSALEEFGPASQAALGRRCGIDRSDMVALVNELAAAGRLERTPDVEDRRRNVIAITDAGRKFLSELDRLLQDAQDDLLAPLSSQERAELVRLLGAVLAHHSG from the coding sequence GTGGACGTCCGCACCGCCCCGGCCCGGCTCCGCTCCATGCCCAGCTGGCTGCTGAACCAGGTCGCGCTGCCCGCGCAGCGGATCATCGCCGAGGCGCTGGCTTCGGTCGGAGCCCGGCGCCAGCACTACTCGGTCCTGTCGGCACTGGAGGAGTTCGGCCCGGCCAGCCAGGCGGCGCTCGGCAGGCGGTGCGGGATCGACCGGAGCGACATGGTGGCGCTCGTCAACGAGCTCGCAGCGGCCGGCCGGCTGGAGCGCACGCCCGACGTGGAGGACCGCCGCCGCAACGTCATCGCGATCACCGACGCTGGGCGGAAGTTCCTCTCGGAGCTCGACCGGCTGCTGCAGGACGCGCAGGACGACCTGCTCGCTCCGCTGTCGTCACAGGAGCGGGCCGAGCTGGTCCGGCTCCTCGGCGCCGTTCTCGCCCACCACTCCGGCTAG
- a CDS encoding nuclear transport factor 2 family protein has protein sequence MGTTDDRRDVEDLVQRLAACLDDGRFDDMRSLFTADATASTPGGTAEGRDALVAQAARNHTPDKATQHLIAGVLVELAEHTATARANALVTFADRDGRPQLMMGEVYRFSARRTDEGWRLTSVQTVPTWRTQETTAPAA, from the coding sequence ATGGGAACCACGGACGACCGCCGGGACGTCGAGGACCTGGTGCAACGCCTCGCCGCGTGCCTGGACGACGGCCGCTTCGACGACATGAGGTCCCTCTTCACCGCCGACGCGACGGCCAGCACGCCAGGCGGCACCGCCGAGGGCCGCGACGCCCTCGTCGCGCAGGCCGCTCGCAACCACACCCCGGACAAGGCGACCCAGCATCTCATCGCCGGCGTCCTGGTCGAGCTCGCGGAGCACACGGCCACCGCCCGCGCGAACGCCCTCGTGACCTTCGCCGACCGCGACGGGCGGCCGCAGCTCATGATGGGCGAGGTGTACCGGTTCTCGGCCCGCCGAACCGACGAGGGCTGGCGGCTCACGAGCGTGCAGACGGTCCCCACCTGGCGGACGCAGGAGACCACGGCACCTGCGGCGTGA
- the ccrA gene encoding crotonyl-CoA carboxylase/reductase produces the protein MQEIRDAILAEQYDAIAGLDVPDHYRGVTVHADEAEMFAGIPTREKDPRKSLHLDEVATPELGPGEAIVAVMASAINYNTVWTSIFEPLSTFGFLRRYGRVSELTKRHDLPYHVVGSDLAGVVLRTGAGVTRWKPGDRVVAHCLSVELESPDGHDDTMLDPEQRIWGFETNFGGLAELALVKSNQLMPKPAHLTWEEAACPGLVNSTAYRQLVSRHGAAMKQGDTVLIWGASGGLGSYATQYALNGGAIPVCVVSSPQKAEICRRMGAELIIDRTAEDFRFWKDEHTQDQSEWKRFGARIRELTGGDDPDIVFEHPGRETFGASVYVTRKGGTIVTCASTSGYEHSYDNRYLWMNLKRIIGSHFANYRESFEANRLIDKGLIHPTLSKVYPLDETGQAALDVHTNSHQGKVGVLGLAPREGLGVTDPEKRARHLDAINRFRGV, from the coding sequence GTGCAGGAGATCCGCGACGCCATCCTCGCCGAGCAGTACGACGCCATCGCCGGCCTGGACGTGCCCGACCACTACCGGGGCGTCACGGTCCACGCCGACGAGGCGGAGATGTTCGCAGGCATCCCGACGCGCGAGAAGGACCCGCGCAAGAGCCTGCACCTCGACGAGGTGGCCACGCCGGAGCTGGGCCCGGGCGAGGCGATCGTGGCCGTGATGGCGAGCGCCATCAACTACAACACGGTGTGGACCTCTATCTTCGAGCCGCTGTCGACCTTCGGTTTCCTGCGCCGCTACGGCCGGGTCTCGGAGCTGACCAAGCGCCACGACCTGCCCTACCACGTGGTCGGCTCCGACCTCGCGGGCGTCGTCCTGCGCACGGGCGCCGGTGTCACCCGCTGGAAGCCGGGTGACCGCGTGGTGGCGCACTGCCTGTCCGTCGAGCTGGAGAGCCCGGACGGGCACGACGACACCATGCTCGACCCCGAGCAGCGCATCTGGGGCTTCGAGACCAACTTCGGCGGGCTCGCCGAGCTGGCGCTGGTCAAGTCCAACCAGCTGATGCCCAAGCCGGCCCACCTCACCTGGGAGGAGGCGGCCTGCCCCGGGCTCGTCAACTCCACCGCATACCGGCAGCTCGTCTCCCGGCACGGTGCGGCCATGAAGCAGGGCGACACCGTCCTGATCTGGGGTGCGTCGGGCGGGCTCGGCTCCTACGCCACGCAGTACGCGCTGAACGGGGGTGCGATCCCGGTGTGCGTGGTGTCCTCGCCGCAGAAGGCCGAGATCTGCCGCCGGATGGGCGCCGAGCTGATCATCGACCGCACGGCGGAGGACTTCCGGTTCTGGAAGGACGAGCACACCCAGGACCAGTCGGAGTGGAAGCGCTTCGGCGCCCGGATCAGGGAGCTCACCGGAGGAGACGACCCGGACATCGTCTTCGAGCACCCGGGGCGCGAGACCTTTGGCGCGAGCGTCTACGTCACACGCAAGGGCGGCACGATCGTGACCTGCGCGTCCACGTCGGGTTACGAGCACAGCTACGACAACCGCTACCTCTGGATGAACCTCAAGCGGATCATCGGGTCGCACTTCGCCAACTACCGGGAGTCCTTCGAGGCCAACCGGTTGATCGACAAGGGTCTGATCCACCCGACGCTGTCGAAGGTCTACCCGCTCGACGAGACCGGGCAGGCGGCGCTCGACGTGCACACCAACAGCCACCAGGGCAAGGTCGGCGTGCTCGGGCTCGCCCCACGGGAAGGCCTGGGTGTCACCGATCCGGAGAAGCGTGCCCGCCATCTGGACGCGATAAACCGGTTCCGTGGGGTCTGA
- the mce gene encoding methylmalonyl-CoA epimerase, with protein sequence MGEHTVLAVDHVGIAVADLDAAIEWYASTFGLVATHTETNEEQGVREAMLSAPGDAGAAVQLLAPLRKDSAIAKFLDRSGPGIQQLAYRVADVDASCAALREKGLRLLYDEPRRGTAGSRINFVHPKDAGGVLVELVEPADGH encoded by the coding sequence ATGGGAGAACACACGGTCCTCGCGGTCGACCACGTAGGCATCGCGGTGGCGGATCTCGACGCGGCGATCGAGTGGTACGCCTCCACCTTCGGGCTGGTGGCGACGCACACCGAGACCAACGAGGAGCAGGGCGTCCGCGAGGCGATGCTGTCCGCCCCGGGCGACGCGGGAGCCGCCGTCCAGCTGCTCGCCCCGTTGCGGAAGGACTCGGCGATCGCGAAGTTCCTCGACCGCAGCGGCCCGGGCATCCAGCAGCTCGCCTATCGCGTGGCCGATGTCGACGCCAGCTGCGCGGCCCTGCGGGAGAAGGGACTGCGGCTGCTCTACGACGAACCCCGCCGCGGCACCGCGGGCTCGCGCATCAACTTCGTGCACCCGAAGGACGCGGGCGGGGTGCTCGTGGAGCTGGTGGAGCCTGCTGACGGCCACTGA
- a CDS encoding acetyl-CoA C-acetyltransferase — MSGSVIVAGARTPMGKMSGSLKDFSGAQLGSVAIKAALERAGVAPDQVQYVIMGQVLTAGAGQIPARQAAYGAGIPMDVPALTINKVCLSGLDAIALADQLIRAGEFDIVVAGGQESMTQAPHLLPKSRAGFKFGDVTMLDHMAHDGLFCAFDQLPMGASTEKFNARYGVTREDQDAFAARSHQLAAKAAADGTFEAEIAPVTVPQRKGDPLVVSTDEGVRGDTTGESLAKLRPAFSSDGTITAGSSSQISDGAAAVVVMSRAKAEELGLSWIAEIGAHGVVAGPDASLHEQPANAIEKACEKEGIAAGDLDLVEINEAFAAVGLVSTKKLGIDPDKVNVNGGAIALGHPIGMSGARIALHLAMELGRRGGGVGAAALCGGGGQGDALIIRVPAAS, encoded by the coding sequence GTGTCCGGATCCGTGATCGTCGCCGGGGCCCGCACGCCGATGGGCAAGATGTCCGGGTCGTTGAAGGACTTCAGCGGTGCCCAGCTGGGCTCGGTGGCCATCAAGGCCGCGCTCGAGCGGGCGGGCGTCGCGCCCGACCAGGTCCAGTACGTGATCATGGGCCAGGTGCTCACGGCCGGGGCCGGGCAGATCCCCGCCCGGCAGGCCGCGTACGGCGCGGGCATCCCGATGGACGTCCCGGCGCTCACGATCAACAAGGTCTGCCTCTCCGGCCTCGACGCGATCGCGCTGGCCGACCAGCTCATCCGCGCGGGCGAGTTCGACATCGTGGTGGCAGGCGGGCAGGAGTCGATGACGCAGGCGCCGCACCTGCTGCCCAAGTCGCGCGCCGGGTTCAAGTTCGGTGACGTCACGATGCTCGACCACATGGCCCACGACGGCCTGTTCTGCGCCTTCGACCAGCTGCCGATGGGTGCGTCCACCGAGAAGTTCAACGCCCGGTACGGCGTCACCCGCGAGGACCAGGACGCGTTCGCCGCCCGGTCGCACCAGCTCGCCGCGAAGGCCGCGGCCGACGGCACGTTCGAGGCCGAGATCGCGCCCGTCACCGTGCCCCAGCGCAAGGGCGACCCGCTCGTCGTCTCCACCGACGAGGGTGTGCGGGGCGACACCACCGGCGAGAGCCTCGCGAAGCTGCGCCCCGCGTTCTCCTCGGACGGAACGATCACCGCGGGCTCGTCCTCCCAGATCTCCGACGGCGCGGCGGCCGTCGTGGTGATGAGCCGCGCGAAGGCCGAGGAGCTGGGCCTGTCCTGGATCGCCGAGATCGGCGCCCACGGCGTCGTCGCCGGCCCGGATGCGAGCTTGCACGAGCAGCCGGCCAACGCGATCGAGAAGGCGTGCGAGAAGGAGGGCATCGCCGCGGGCGACCTCGACCTCGTCGAGATCAACGAGGCGTTCGCCGCCGTCGGGCTCGTCTCCACGAAGAAGCTCGGCATCGACCCGGACAAGGTCAACGTCAACGGTGGTGCCATCGCGCTCGGCCACCCGATCGGCATGTCCGGCGCCCGGATCGCGCTGCACCTCGCGATGGAGCTGGGCAGGCGCGGCGGGGGCGTGGGCGCTGCCGCGCTCTGCGGCGGTGGTGGCCAGGGCGACGCGCTGATCATCCGGGTGCCGGCCGCGAGCTGA
- the meaB gene encoding methylmalonyl Co-A mutase-associated GTPase MeaB: MPRRADVPELVERARRGEQLAVARLISLVEDGADAALREVAAALGPHTGRAHVVGLTGPPGVGKSTTTSAVVALLRAQGRKVGVLAVDPSSPFSGGALLGDRVRMGEHATDDGVFIRSMATRGHLGGLAWATPQALRVLDAAGCDVVLVETVGVGQSEVEVVALADTTVVLLAPGMGDGVQAAKAGILEIADVFAVNKADRDGAAQTVRDLRQMLAFGEQAAEDGWRRPVVRTVAARAEGVDELVAALDAHRDWLDRSGERARRRRARAEAEIEAIALEQHRSRIGDLHGAAGLAPLAERVLAGELDPYRAADELTGRLGGGAP; encoded by the coding sequence GTGCCGCGCCGGGCGGACGTCCCTGAGCTCGTCGAGCGCGCCCGGCGCGGCGAGCAGCTCGCCGTCGCACGGCTGATCTCGCTCGTCGAGGACGGCGCCGACGCCGCCCTGCGCGAGGTGGCGGCCGCGCTCGGGCCGCACACCGGGCGCGCGCACGTCGTAGGCCTCACCGGGCCGCCCGGCGTCGGCAAGTCGACCACCACGTCGGCGGTGGTCGCTCTCCTTCGGGCGCAGGGCCGGAAGGTGGGTGTGCTCGCCGTCGACCCGTCCTCGCCCTTCTCCGGCGGCGCGCTGCTCGGCGACCGGGTGCGGATGGGTGAGCACGCCACGGACGACGGGGTGTTCATCCGGTCGATGGCCACCCGTGGCCACCTCGGCGGGCTGGCGTGGGCCACGCCGCAGGCCCTGCGCGTGCTCGACGCGGCAGGCTGTGACGTGGTGCTCGTCGAGACGGTGGGCGTCGGCCAGTCCGAGGTGGAGGTGGTGGCCCTCGCCGACACCACGGTGGTGCTCCTCGCCCCGGGAATGGGGGACGGCGTGCAGGCCGCGAAGGCCGGCATCCTCGAGATCGCCGACGTGTTCGCGGTGAACAAGGCCGACCGCGACGGGGCCGCGCAGACCGTGCGCGACCTGCGGCAGATGCTCGCGTTCGGGGAGCAGGCTGCCGAGGACGGGTGGCGCAGGCCGGTGGTGCGCACCGTGGCCGCCCGCGCCGAGGGCGTGGACGAGCTGGTGGCCGCGCTCGACGCCCACCGGGACTGGCTCGATCGCAGCGGTGAGCGGGCCCGCCGCCGCCGGGCGAGGGCGGAGGCCGAGATCGAGGCCATCGCGCTCGAGCAGCACCGCAGCCGCATCGGCGACCTCCACGGCGCGGCCGGGCTGGCACCGCTCGCGGAACGGGTGCTGGCGGGCGAGCTGGACCCGTACCGGGCCGCCGACGAGCTGACCGGCCGCCTCGGTGGTGGCGCGCCGTAG